A window of Passer domesticus isolate bPasDom1 chromosome 18, bPasDom1.hap1, whole genome shotgun sequence contains these coding sequences:
- the ADAMTSL2 gene encoding ADAMTS-like protein 2 isoform X5, whose product MKISKWRWSSISVSAQLQLKGTLALLLVGNVVFVIAQDLTQTSNSLEEGSDVTAYWWGEWTKWTACTRTCGGGVKSQERHCLRQRRKSVSGLANKTCTGTSKRYQLCKVQECPVNGRSFREEQCSSFNSHVYNGRTYQWKPLYPDDYVHISSKPCDLHCTTVDGQRQLMVQARDGTSCKYTDFRGVCVSGKCEPIGCDGILFSTHTLDKCGVCQGDGSSCTHVTGSYRKGNSHLGYSLVTHIPAGARDIQIVERKKSADVLAVADEAGYYFFNGNYKVDSPKNFNIAGTVFKYRRPMDVYETGIEYIVAQGPTNQGLNIMVWNQNGKNPSITFEYTLLRKPHSKSLQPIYYTFSESESEESREFDGDVPLGFIQHNATYFGKISRERIDLENQVFGRQDTEEDLNLSKGQETNEVYERAETIDCEPKLKGKQPQDSNVTRSTYQTDHDDREPEARLSSREFLLENAITDKLLGKTSDSKELLLNMTMNSIFAQGDPTNSVGSPIDSLYVDYEDSDGLVSYSVNSTFMELSNGKATNSSAESPFSNATATMSSPQGNRTHKARWETSSWSECSRTCGEGYQFRIVRCWKMISPGFDSSVYSDLCESADIARPDERKVCKNPACGPQWEMSEWSECPARCGERSVVTRDIRCSEEEKLCDASARPLAEKNCTGPPCDRQWTVSDWGPCSGGCGQGRMIRHVYCKTSDGRVVPESQCNLDTKPLAIHPCGDKNCPSHWLAQDWERCNTTCGRGVKKRIVLCLEIVNGKIKTRNPSDCDVAKKPVEESTCFERPCFKWYTTPWSECTKTCGIGVRMRDVKCYQGKDIVRGCDPLVKPVGKQTCDLQPCPTEPPDDSCQDQAGTNCALAIKVNLCSHWYYSKACCRSCRAPHS is encoded by the exons ATGAAGATATCCAAGTGGAGGTGGAGCAGCATCTCTGTCAGTGCTCAGTTGCAGCTGAAAGGCACCCTGGCCCTTCTTCTCGTGGGCAACGTTGTCTTTGTCATAGCTCAG GACCTGACACAGACATCCAACAGCCTGGAGGAGGGCTCAGATGTCACTGCCTACTGGTGGGGAGAGTGGACCAAGTGGACAGCGTGCACCAGGACCTGTGGGGGAGGTGTCAAATCCCAGGAGAGGCACTGCCTGAGGCAGAG AAGGAAGTCAGTGAGTGGGCTGGCTAATAAAACTTGCACTGGAACATCCAAAAGATACCAGCTCTGCAAAGTCCAA GAGTGCCCTGTGAACGGAAGGAGCTTTCGAGAGGAGCAGTGTTCATCATTTAACTCCCATGTGTATAATGGCAGGACCTATCAATGGAAACCTTTATATCCTG ATGACTATGTTCACATTTCTAGCAAGCCCTGTGACCTTCATTGCACCACTGTGGATGGCCAGAGACAGTTAATGGTTCAGGCCAGGGATGGAACATCCTGCAAATACACGGATTTCCGAGGGGTTTGCGTGTCTGGAAAATGTGAG CCCATTGGCTGTGATGGCATTCTCTTTTCCACCCACACCTTGGATAAATGTGGAGTTTGCCAAGGAGATGGGAGCAGCTGCACCCACGTAACCGGCAGTTACCGGAAAGGAAATTCTCATCTTG GCTATTCCCTGGTAACGCACATTCCCGCCGGAGCGAGGGATATCCAGATAGTGGAACGGAAAAAGTCTGCAGATGTTCTGG CTGTGGCTGATGAAGCTGGGTACTATTTCTTCAATGGGAACTATAAAGTGGACAGCCCAAAGAACTTCAACATTGCAGGCACGGTGTTCAAGTACCGCCGGCCCATGGACGTGTACGAGACTGGGATCGAGTACATTGTTGCCCAGGGACCCACAAATCAAGGGCTGAACATAATG GTCTGGAATCAAAATGGCAAGAACCCATCCATCACGTTTGAGTACACTCTCCTGAGGAAGCCACACTCAAAGAGTCTGCAGCCCATCTACTACACCTTCTCTGAGTCGGAGAGCGAGGAGAGCCGAGAGTTCGATGGAGACGTGCCATTGGGCTTTATCCAGCACAATGCAACCTATTTTGGGAAAATCTCCAGGGAAAGGATAGACTTGGAGAACCAggtgtttggaaggcaggacACGGAGGAAGATTTAAACTTGAGCAAAGGTCAGGAAACCAATGAGGTCTATGAAAGAGCAGAAACAATTGACTGTGAGCCAAAACTGAAGGGCAAACAACCCCAAG ATTCAAACGTAACCAGGTCTACTTACCAGACAGACCATGACGACAGAGAGCCCGAGGCCAGGCTCAGCTCCAGGGAGTTCCTTCTGGAGAACGCCATCACCGACAAGCTGCTGGGCAAGACCTCGGActccaaggagctgctgctcaacATGACCATGAACAGCATCTTCGCCCAGGGAGACCCGACCAACTCGGTGGGGTCACCCATTGACAGCCTCTACGTGGACTACGAGGACAGCGATGGCCTCGTGAGCTACTCGGTGAACAGCACCTTCATGGAGCTGAGCAATGGCAAAGCCACCAACTCCTCTGCAGAGTCGCCCTTCTCCAACGCCACTGCCACCATGAGCAGCCCTCAAGGGAACAGAACCCACAAAGCAAG GTGGGAGACGAGCAGCTGGAGCGAGTGCTCGCGGACCTGCGGCGAGGGTTACCAGTTCCGCATCGTGCGCTGCTGGAAGATGATCTCGCCCGGCTTCGACAGCTCCGTCTACAGCGACCTGTGCGAGTCGGCCGACATCGCCCGGCCCGACGAGCGCAAGGTCTGCAAGAACCCCGCCTGCGGGCCCCAGTGGGAGATGTCCGAGTGGTCTGAG TGCCCGGCGCGCTGCGGGGAGCGGAGCGTGGTGACCAGGGACATCCGCTGCTCGGAGGAGGAGAAGCTCTGCGATGCCAGCGCCCGGCCCCTGGCCGAGAAGAACTGCACGGGGCCACCGTGTGACCGGCAGTGGACAGTGTCCGACTGGGGACCG TGCAGCGGCGGCTGCGGGCAGGGCAGGATGATCCGGCACGTGTACTGCAAAACCAGCGACGGGCGCGTGGTGCCCGAGTCCCAGTGCAACCTGGACACCAAGCCCCTGGCCATCCACCCCTGCGGGGACAAGAACTGCCCCTCGCACTGGCTGGCACAGGACTGGGAGCGG TGCAACACCACGTGTGGCCGGGGTGTGAAGAAGAGGATCGTGCTCTGCCTGGAGATTGTCAATGGCAAGATCAAGACCCGCAACCCCTCTGACTGTGACGTGGCCAAGAAGCCCGTGGAGGAGAGCACGTGCTTCGAGAGGCCCTGCTTCAAGTGGTACACCACCCCCTGGTCTGAG TGCACAAAGACCTGCGGGATTGGCGTGAGGATGCGGGATGTGAAGTGCTACCAGGGCAAGGACATCGTGCGGGGCTGCGACCCGCTGGTCAAGCCCGTGGGCAAACAGACCTGtgacctgcagccctgccccacagagcccccag acGACAGCTGCCAGGACCAGGCAGGAACCAACTGTGCCTTGGCCATCAAGGTGAACCTGTGCAGCCACTGGTACTACAGCAAAGCCTGCTGCCGCTCCTGCCGAGCCCCCCACTCCTag
- the ADAMTSL2 gene encoding ADAMTS-like protein 2 isoform X2 translates to MKISKWRWSSISVSAQLQLKGTLALLLVGNVVFVIAQDLTQTSNSLEEGSDVTAYWWGEWTKWTACTRTCGGGVKSQERHCLRQRRKSVSGLANKTCTGTSKRYQLCKVQECPVNGRSFREEQCSSFNSHVYNGRTYQWKPLYPDDYVHISSKPCDLHCTTVDGQRQLMVQARDGTSCKYTDFRGVCVSGKCEPIGCDGILFSTHTLDKCGVCQGDGSSCTHVTGSYRKGNSHLGYSLVTHIPAGARDIQIVERKKSADVLAVADEAGYYFFNGNYKVDSPKNFNIAGTVFKYRRPMDVYETGIEYIVAQGPTNQGLNIMVWNQNGKNPSITFEYTLLRKPHSKSLQPIYYTFSESESEESREFDGDVPLGFIQHNATYFGKISRERIDLENQVFGRQDTEEDLNLSKGQETNEVYERAETIDCEPKLKGKQPQDHDDREPEARLSSREFLLENAITDKLLGKTSDSKELLLNMTMNSIFAQGDPTNSVGSPIDSLYVDYEDSDGLVSYSVNSTFMELSNGKATNSSAESPFSNATATMSSPQGNRTHKARNRLKLLRKGQGVSAADMYRWKLSSHEPCSSTCTTGVMSTYAMCVRYDGIEVDDTYCDAMTRPEPIHEFCAGRECQPRWETSSWSECSRTCGEGYQFRIVRCWKMISPGFDSSVYSDLCESADIARPDERKVCKNPACGPQWEMSEWSECPARCGERSVVTRDIRCSEEEKLCDASARPLAEKNCTGPPCDRQWTVSDWGPCSGGCGQGRMIRHVYCKTSDGRVVPESQCNLDTKPLAIHPCGDKNCPSHWLAQDWERCNTTCGRGVKKRIVLCLEIVNGKIKTRNPSDCDVAKKPVEESTCFERPCFKWYTTPWSECTKTCGIGVRMRDVKCYQGKDIVRGCDPLVKPVGKQTCDLQPCPTEPPDDSCQDQAGTNCALAIKVNLCSHWYYSKACCRSCRAPHS, encoded by the exons ATGAAGATATCCAAGTGGAGGTGGAGCAGCATCTCTGTCAGTGCTCAGTTGCAGCTGAAAGGCACCCTGGCCCTTCTTCTCGTGGGCAACGTTGTCTTTGTCATAGCTCAG GACCTGACACAGACATCCAACAGCCTGGAGGAGGGCTCAGATGTCACTGCCTACTGGTGGGGAGAGTGGACCAAGTGGACAGCGTGCACCAGGACCTGTGGGGGAGGTGTCAAATCCCAGGAGAGGCACTGCCTGAGGCAGAG AAGGAAGTCAGTGAGTGGGCTGGCTAATAAAACTTGCACTGGAACATCCAAAAGATACCAGCTCTGCAAAGTCCAA GAGTGCCCTGTGAACGGAAGGAGCTTTCGAGAGGAGCAGTGTTCATCATTTAACTCCCATGTGTATAATGGCAGGACCTATCAATGGAAACCTTTATATCCTG ATGACTATGTTCACATTTCTAGCAAGCCCTGTGACCTTCATTGCACCACTGTGGATGGCCAGAGACAGTTAATGGTTCAGGCCAGGGATGGAACATCCTGCAAATACACGGATTTCCGAGGGGTTTGCGTGTCTGGAAAATGTGAG CCCATTGGCTGTGATGGCATTCTCTTTTCCACCCACACCTTGGATAAATGTGGAGTTTGCCAAGGAGATGGGAGCAGCTGCACCCACGTAACCGGCAGTTACCGGAAAGGAAATTCTCATCTTG GCTATTCCCTGGTAACGCACATTCCCGCCGGAGCGAGGGATATCCAGATAGTGGAACGGAAAAAGTCTGCAGATGTTCTGG CTGTGGCTGATGAAGCTGGGTACTATTTCTTCAATGGGAACTATAAAGTGGACAGCCCAAAGAACTTCAACATTGCAGGCACGGTGTTCAAGTACCGCCGGCCCATGGACGTGTACGAGACTGGGATCGAGTACATTGTTGCCCAGGGACCCACAAATCAAGGGCTGAACATAATG GTCTGGAATCAAAATGGCAAGAACCCATCCATCACGTTTGAGTACACTCTCCTGAGGAAGCCACACTCAAAGAGTCTGCAGCCCATCTACTACACCTTCTCTGAGTCGGAGAGCGAGGAGAGCCGAGAGTTCGATGGAGACGTGCCATTGGGCTTTATCCAGCACAATGCAACCTATTTTGGGAAAATCTCCAGGGAAAGGATAGACTTGGAGAACCAggtgtttggaaggcaggacACGGAGGAAGATTTAAACTTGAGCAAAGGTCAGGAAACCAATGAGGTCTATGAAAGAGCAGAAACAATTGACTGTGAGCCAAAACTGAAGGGCAAACAACCCCAAG ACCATGACGACAGAGAGCCCGAGGCCAGGCTCAGCTCCAGGGAGTTCCTTCTGGAGAACGCCATCACCGACAAGCTGCTGGGCAAGACCTCGGActccaaggagctgctgctcaacATGACCATGAACAGCATCTTCGCCCAGGGAGACCCGACCAACTCGGTGGGGTCACCCATTGACAGCCTCTACGTGGACTACGAGGACAGCGATGGCCTCGTGAGCTACTCGGTGAACAGCACCTTCATGGAGCTGAGCAATGGCAAAGCCACCAACTCCTCTGCAGAGTCGCCCTTCTCCAACGCCACTGCCACCATGAGCAGCCCTCAAGGGAACAGAACCCACAAAGCAAG AAACAGATTGAAGTTGTTAAGAAAGGGCCAAGGTGTGAGTGCTGCTGACATGTACAGGTGGAAGCTTTCCTCCCATGAACCCTGCAGCTCTACATGCACCACAG GAGTGATGTCCACATATGCCATGTGTGTTCGCTATGATGGGATCGAAGTGGACGATACCTACTGTGATGCCATGACCCGGCCCGAGCCCATCCATGAGTTCTGTGCTGGGAGAGAGTGCCAGCCAAG GTGGGAGACGAGCAGCTGGAGCGAGTGCTCGCGGACCTGCGGCGAGGGTTACCAGTTCCGCATCGTGCGCTGCTGGAAGATGATCTCGCCCGGCTTCGACAGCTCCGTCTACAGCGACCTGTGCGAGTCGGCCGACATCGCCCGGCCCGACGAGCGCAAGGTCTGCAAGAACCCCGCCTGCGGGCCCCAGTGGGAGATGTCCGAGTGGTCTGAG TGCCCGGCGCGCTGCGGGGAGCGGAGCGTGGTGACCAGGGACATCCGCTGCTCGGAGGAGGAGAAGCTCTGCGATGCCAGCGCCCGGCCCCTGGCCGAGAAGAACTGCACGGGGCCACCGTGTGACCGGCAGTGGACAGTGTCCGACTGGGGACCG TGCAGCGGCGGCTGCGGGCAGGGCAGGATGATCCGGCACGTGTACTGCAAAACCAGCGACGGGCGCGTGGTGCCCGAGTCCCAGTGCAACCTGGACACCAAGCCCCTGGCCATCCACCCCTGCGGGGACAAGAACTGCCCCTCGCACTGGCTGGCACAGGACTGGGAGCGG TGCAACACCACGTGTGGCCGGGGTGTGAAGAAGAGGATCGTGCTCTGCCTGGAGATTGTCAATGGCAAGATCAAGACCCGCAACCCCTCTGACTGTGACGTGGCCAAGAAGCCCGTGGAGGAGAGCACGTGCTTCGAGAGGCCCTGCTTCAAGTGGTACACCACCCCCTGGTCTGAG TGCACAAAGACCTGCGGGATTGGCGTGAGGATGCGGGATGTGAAGTGCTACCAGGGCAAGGACATCGTGCGGGGCTGCGACCCGCTGGTCAAGCCCGTGGGCAAACAGACCTGtgacctgcagccctgccccacagagcccccag acGACAGCTGCCAGGACCAGGCAGGAACCAACTGTGCCTTGGCCATCAAGGTGAACCTGTGCAGCCACTGGTACTACAGCAAAGCCTGCTGCCGCTCCTGCCGAGCCCCCCACTCCTag
- the ADAMTSL2 gene encoding ADAMTS-like protein 2 isoform X6 has product MEHPANTRISEGFACLENPIGCDGILFSTHTLDKCGVCQGDGSSCTHVTGSYRKGNSHLGYSLVTHIPAGARDIQIVERKKSADVLAVADEAGYYFFNGNYKVDSPKNFNIAGTVFKYRRPMDVYETGIEYIVAQGPTNQGLNIMVWNQNGKNPSITFEYTLLRKPHSKSLQPIYYTFSESESEESREFDGDVPLGFIQHNATYFGKISRERIDLENQVFGRQDTEEDLNLSKGQETNEVYERAETIDCEPKLKGKQPQDSNVTRSTYQTDHDDREPEARLSSREFLLENAITDKLLGKTSDSKELLLNMTMNSIFAQGDPTNSVGSPIDSLYVDYEDSDGLVSYSVNSTFMELSNGKATNSSAESPFSNATATMSSPQGNRTHKARNRLKLLRKGQGVSAADMYRWKLSSHEPCSSTCTTGVMSTYAMCVRYDGIEVDDTYCDAMTRPEPIHEFCAGRECQPRWETSSWSECSRTCGEGYQFRIVRCWKMISPGFDSSVYSDLCESADIARPDERKVCKNPACGPQWEMSEWSECPARCGERSVVTRDIRCSEEEKLCDASARPLAEKNCTGPPCDRQWTVSDWGPCSGGCGQGRMIRHVYCKTSDGRVVPESQCNLDTKPLAIHPCGDKNCPSHWLAQDWERCNTTCGRGVKKRIVLCLEIVNGKIKTRNPSDCDVAKKPVEESTCFERPCFKWYTTPWSECTKTCGIGVRMRDVKCYQGKDIVRGCDPLVKPVGKQTCDLQPCPTEPPDDSCQDQAGTNCALAIKVNLCSHWYYSKACCRSCRAPHS; this is encoded by the exons ATGGAACATCCTGCAAATACACGGATTTCCGAGGGGTTTGCGTGTCTGGAAAAT CCCATTGGCTGTGATGGCATTCTCTTTTCCACCCACACCTTGGATAAATGTGGAGTTTGCCAAGGAGATGGGAGCAGCTGCACCCACGTAACCGGCAGTTACCGGAAAGGAAATTCTCATCTTG GCTATTCCCTGGTAACGCACATTCCCGCCGGAGCGAGGGATATCCAGATAGTGGAACGGAAAAAGTCTGCAGATGTTCTGG CTGTGGCTGATGAAGCTGGGTACTATTTCTTCAATGGGAACTATAAAGTGGACAGCCCAAAGAACTTCAACATTGCAGGCACGGTGTTCAAGTACCGCCGGCCCATGGACGTGTACGAGACTGGGATCGAGTACATTGTTGCCCAGGGACCCACAAATCAAGGGCTGAACATAATG GTCTGGAATCAAAATGGCAAGAACCCATCCATCACGTTTGAGTACACTCTCCTGAGGAAGCCACACTCAAAGAGTCTGCAGCCCATCTACTACACCTTCTCTGAGTCGGAGAGCGAGGAGAGCCGAGAGTTCGATGGAGACGTGCCATTGGGCTTTATCCAGCACAATGCAACCTATTTTGGGAAAATCTCCAGGGAAAGGATAGACTTGGAGAACCAggtgtttggaaggcaggacACGGAGGAAGATTTAAACTTGAGCAAAGGTCAGGAAACCAATGAGGTCTATGAAAGAGCAGAAACAATTGACTGTGAGCCAAAACTGAAGGGCAAACAACCCCAAG ATTCAAACGTAACCAGGTCTACTTACCAGACAGACCATGACGACAGAGAGCCCGAGGCCAGGCTCAGCTCCAGGGAGTTCCTTCTGGAGAACGCCATCACCGACAAGCTGCTGGGCAAGACCTCGGActccaaggagctgctgctcaacATGACCATGAACAGCATCTTCGCCCAGGGAGACCCGACCAACTCGGTGGGGTCACCCATTGACAGCCTCTACGTGGACTACGAGGACAGCGATGGCCTCGTGAGCTACTCGGTGAACAGCACCTTCATGGAGCTGAGCAATGGCAAAGCCACCAACTCCTCTGCAGAGTCGCCCTTCTCCAACGCCACTGCCACCATGAGCAGCCCTCAAGGGAACAGAACCCACAAAGCAAG AAACAGATTGAAGTTGTTAAGAAAGGGCCAAGGTGTGAGTGCTGCTGACATGTACAGGTGGAAGCTTTCCTCCCATGAACCCTGCAGCTCTACATGCACCACAG GAGTGATGTCCACATATGCCATGTGTGTTCGCTATGATGGGATCGAAGTGGACGATACCTACTGTGATGCCATGACCCGGCCCGAGCCCATCCATGAGTTCTGTGCTGGGAGAGAGTGCCAGCCAAG GTGGGAGACGAGCAGCTGGAGCGAGTGCTCGCGGACCTGCGGCGAGGGTTACCAGTTCCGCATCGTGCGCTGCTGGAAGATGATCTCGCCCGGCTTCGACAGCTCCGTCTACAGCGACCTGTGCGAGTCGGCCGACATCGCCCGGCCCGACGAGCGCAAGGTCTGCAAGAACCCCGCCTGCGGGCCCCAGTGGGAGATGTCCGAGTGGTCTGAG TGCCCGGCGCGCTGCGGGGAGCGGAGCGTGGTGACCAGGGACATCCGCTGCTCGGAGGAGGAGAAGCTCTGCGATGCCAGCGCCCGGCCCCTGGCCGAGAAGAACTGCACGGGGCCACCGTGTGACCGGCAGTGGACAGTGTCCGACTGGGGACCG TGCAGCGGCGGCTGCGGGCAGGGCAGGATGATCCGGCACGTGTACTGCAAAACCAGCGACGGGCGCGTGGTGCCCGAGTCCCAGTGCAACCTGGACACCAAGCCCCTGGCCATCCACCCCTGCGGGGACAAGAACTGCCCCTCGCACTGGCTGGCACAGGACTGGGAGCGG TGCAACACCACGTGTGGCCGGGGTGTGAAGAAGAGGATCGTGCTCTGCCTGGAGATTGTCAATGGCAAGATCAAGACCCGCAACCCCTCTGACTGTGACGTGGCCAAGAAGCCCGTGGAGGAGAGCACGTGCTTCGAGAGGCCCTGCTTCAAGTGGTACACCACCCCCTGGTCTGAG TGCACAAAGACCTGCGGGATTGGCGTGAGGATGCGGGATGTGAAGTGCTACCAGGGCAAGGACATCGTGCGGGGCTGCGACCCGCTGGTCAAGCCCGTGGGCAAACAGACCTGtgacctgcagccctgccccacagagcccccag acGACAGCTGCCAGGACCAGGCAGGAACCAACTGTGCCTTGGCCATCAAGGTGAACCTGTGCAGCCACTGGTACTACAGCAAAGCCTGCTGCCGCTCCTGCCGAGCCCCCCACTCCTag
- the ADAMTSL2 gene encoding ADAMTS-like protein 2 isoform X4: MKISKWRWSSISVSAQLQLKGTLALLLVGNVVFVIAQDLTQTSNSLEEGSDVTAYWWGEWTKWTACTRTCGGGVKSQERHCLRQRRKSVSGLANKTCTGTSKRYQLCKVQECPVNGRSFREEQCSSFNSHVYNGRTYQWKPLYPDDYVHISSKPCDLHCTTVDGQRQLMVQARDGTSCKYTDFRGVCVSGKCEPIGCDGILFSTHTLDKCGVCQGDGSSCTHVTGSYRKGNSHLGYSLVTHIPAGARDIQIVERKKSADVLAVADEAGYYFFNGNYKVDSPKNFNIAGTVFKYRRPMDVYETGIEYIVAQGPTNQGLNIMVWNQNGKNPSITFEYTLLRKPHSKSLQPIYYTFSESESEESREFDGDVPLGFIQHNATYFGKISRERIDLENQVFGRQDTEEDLNLSKDHDDREPEARLSSREFLLENAITDKLLGKTSDSKELLLNMTMNSIFAQGDPTNSVGSPIDSLYVDYEDSDGLVSYSVNSTFMELSNGKATNSSAESPFSNATATMSSPQGNRTHKARNRLKLLRKGQGVSAADMYRWKLSSHEPCSSTCTTGVMSTYAMCVRYDGIEVDDTYCDAMTRPEPIHEFCAGRECQPRWETSSWSECSRTCGEGYQFRIVRCWKMISPGFDSSVYSDLCESADIARPDERKVCKNPACGPQWEMSEWSECPARCGERSVVTRDIRCSEEEKLCDASARPLAEKNCTGPPCDRQWTVSDWGPCSGGCGQGRMIRHVYCKTSDGRVVPESQCNLDTKPLAIHPCGDKNCPSHWLAQDWERCNTTCGRGVKKRIVLCLEIVNGKIKTRNPSDCDVAKKPVEESTCFERPCFKWYTTPWSECTKTCGIGVRMRDVKCYQGKDIVRGCDPLVKPVGKQTCDLQPCPTEPPDDSCQDQAGTNCALAIKVNLCSHWYYSKACCRSCRAPHS, translated from the exons ATGAAGATATCCAAGTGGAGGTGGAGCAGCATCTCTGTCAGTGCTCAGTTGCAGCTGAAAGGCACCCTGGCCCTTCTTCTCGTGGGCAACGTTGTCTTTGTCATAGCTCAG GACCTGACACAGACATCCAACAGCCTGGAGGAGGGCTCAGATGTCACTGCCTACTGGTGGGGAGAGTGGACCAAGTGGACAGCGTGCACCAGGACCTGTGGGGGAGGTGTCAAATCCCAGGAGAGGCACTGCCTGAGGCAGAG AAGGAAGTCAGTGAGTGGGCTGGCTAATAAAACTTGCACTGGAACATCCAAAAGATACCAGCTCTGCAAAGTCCAA GAGTGCCCTGTGAACGGAAGGAGCTTTCGAGAGGAGCAGTGTTCATCATTTAACTCCCATGTGTATAATGGCAGGACCTATCAATGGAAACCTTTATATCCTG ATGACTATGTTCACATTTCTAGCAAGCCCTGTGACCTTCATTGCACCACTGTGGATGGCCAGAGACAGTTAATGGTTCAGGCCAGGGATGGAACATCCTGCAAATACACGGATTTCCGAGGGGTTTGCGTGTCTGGAAAATGTGAG CCCATTGGCTGTGATGGCATTCTCTTTTCCACCCACACCTTGGATAAATGTGGAGTTTGCCAAGGAGATGGGAGCAGCTGCACCCACGTAACCGGCAGTTACCGGAAAGGAAATTCTCATCTTG GCTATTCCCTGGTAACGCACATTCCCGCCGGAGCGAGGGATATCCAGATAGTGGAACGGAAAAAGTCTGCAGATGTTCTGG CTGTGGCTGATGAAGCTGGGTACTATTTCTTCAATGGGAACTATAAAGTGGACAGCCCAAAGAACTTCAACATTGCAGGCACGGTGTTCAAGTACCGCCGGCCCATGGACGTGTACGAGACTGGGATCGAGTACATTGTTGCCCAGGGACCCACAAATCAAGGGCTGAACATAATG GTCTGGAATCAAAATGGCAAGAACCCATCCATCACGTTTGAGTACACTCTCCTGAGGAAGCCACACTCAAAGAGTCTGCAGCCCATCTACTACACCTTCTCTGAGTCGGAGAGCGAGGAGAGCCGAGAGTTCGATGGAGACGTGCCATTGGGCTTTATCCAGCACAATGCAACCTATTTTGGGAAAATCTCCAGGGAAAGGATAGACTTGGAGAACCAggtgtttggaaggcaggacACGGAGGAAGATTTAAACTTGAGCAAAG ACCATGACGACAGAGAGCCCGAGGCCAGGCTCAGCTCCAGGGAGTTCCTTCTGGAGAACGCCATCACCGACAAGCTGCTGGGCAAGACCTCGGActccaaggagctgctgctcaacATGACCATGAACAGCATCTTCGCCCAGGGAGACCCGACCAACTCGGTGGGGTCACCCATTGACAGCCTCTACGTGGACTACGAGGACAGCGATGGCCTCGTGAGCTACTCGGTGAACAGCACCTTCATGGAGCTGAGCAATGGCAAAGCCACCAACTCCTCTGCAGAGTCGCCCTTCTCCAACGCCACTGCCACCATGAGCAGCCCTCAAGGGAACAGAACCCACAAAGCAAG AAACAGATTGAAGTTGTTAAGAAAGGGCCAAGGTGTGAGTGCTGCTGACATGTACAGGTGGAAGCTTTCCTCCCATGAACCCTGCAGCTCTACATGCACCACAG GAGTGATGTCCACATATGCCATGTGTGTTCGCTATGATGGGATCGAAGTGGACGATACCTACTGTGATGCCATGACCCGGCCCGAGCCCATCCATGAGTTCTGTGCTGGGAGAGAGTGCCAGCCAAG GTGGGAGACGAGCAGCTGGAGCGAGTGCTCGCGGACCTGCGGCGAGGGTTACCAGTTCCGCATCGTGCGCTGCTGGAAGATGATCTCGCCCGGCTTCGACAGCTCCGTCTACAGCGACCTGTGCGAGTCGGCCGACATCGCCCGGCCCGACGAGCGCAAGGTCTGCAAGAACCCCGCCTGCGGGCCCCAGTGGGAGATGTCCGAGTGGTCTGAG TGCCCGGCGCGCTGCGGGGAGCGGAGCGTGGTGACCAGGGACATCCGCTGCTCGGAGGAGGAGAAGCTCTGCGATGCCAGCGCCCGGCCCCTGGCCGAGAAGAACTGCACGGGGCCACCGTGTGACCGGCAGTGGACAGTGTCCGACTGGGGACCG TGCAGCGGCGGCTGCGGGCAGGGCAGGATGATCCGGCACGTGTACTGCAAAACCAGCGACGGGCGCGTGGTGCCCGAGTCCCAGTGCAACCTGGACACCAAGCCCCTGGCCATCCACCCCTGCGGGGACAAGAACTGCCCCTCGCACTGGCTGGCACAGGACTGGGAGCGG TGCAACACCACGTGTGGCCGGGGTGTGAAGAAGAGGATCGTGCTCTGCCTGGAGATTGTCAATGGCAAGATCAAGACCCGCAACCCCTCTGACTGTGACGTGGCCAAGAAGCCCGTGGAGGAGAGCACGTGCTTCGAGAGGCCCTGCTTCAAGTGGTACACCACCCCCTGGTCTGAG TGCACAAAGACCTGCGGGATTGGCGTGAGGATGCGGGATGTGAAGTGCTACCAGGGCAAGGACATCGTGCGGGGCTGCGACCCGCTGGTCAAGCCCGTGGGCAAACAGACCTGtgacctgcagccctgccccacagagcccccag acGACAGCTGCCAGGACCAGGCAGGAACCAACTGTGCCTTGGCCATCAAGGTGAACCTGTGCAGCCACTGGTACTACAGCAAAGCCTGCTGCCGCTCCTGCCGAGCCCCCCACTCCTag